The Drosophila simulans strain w501 chromosome 3R, Prin_Dsim_3.1, whole genome shotgun sequence genome contains the following window.
CCAAGCACAACGTCAGGAGCAGCCACTACCCCTGAGCTCAAATACCACTGTGATCGTTGCAATGCAGGATTCGCAGTGGAGAAATCGTTGATGATCCACAGACGCCAAAAGGGCTGCATTAATCGCAACTTCAAGTGCAATGAGTGCGAAAAGGTCTTCGTGTCGCCGGATCACTTGGCGGAACACCAGGCCAGTCATGGTGCCCACAATTGCCCGGAGTGTGGAATTCGCTGTGATTCCAAGGAGGCACTGAGCAAGCACATGGTGCAGGGCCACAAGCGTAATCTGCGGAATCAGTGCAATATCTGTCAGAAAGGTAAGGTAACAAAGAGTGTACGCAAATCCTATCTAATCGTCTCTTAATATTGTAGTATTCACCATGCTGTCCACGCTGCGTGACCACATGCGCATCCACACTGGCGAGAAACCCTTTGTGTGCAATATCTGCGGCAAAAGCTTTACACAGAACGCCAATCTCCGCCAGCACAAGCTGCGTCACTCGGAGACCAAAAGTTTCAAGTGCGAGCTGTGCCCGCACTCGTTCGTTACCAAGGCGGAACTCACCTCCCATGCCCGCACCCACACCGGCGACAAGCCCTTCGAGTGTGAGGTGTGCTTGGCCAGATTCACCACCAGTTGCTCCCTGGCGAAGCACAAACGAAAGCACACAGGCGAACGGCCATACGCCTGCGATCTCTGCCCCATGAGATTCACTGCCCTCAATGTGCTAAAGAACCACCGAAGGACGCACACAGGTGAGCGGCCGTACGTTTGCCCCTTCTGCTCGAAGACCTTTACGCAGCGGGGTGACTGCCAGATGCACCAGCGTACACATCAGGGCGAGCGGATCTACATTTGTCCGGTGTGCAATGAGGAGTTCAAGTCGATGCCCGAGATGCGATCACATTTGGCTGGCCACGAGCAGCATGACAAACGCCTGGTGCACTTCACCTTTCTGAGCAACAAGGAAAACGGAAGCGGGGCCCTTGAAGAAGACCTTAACGAGATAACCGAGTCTGCGCTTATGCTATAAGTCGATGTAGAAGCTGTGCGAGCAAGGCGGCTTTTGTAAAGGTGGTTGAGTTTGCCTAATCCCCAAGATTATAATGATTATAATCCTAAGTTGAAAGTCCCAACTCAAAAGCGCACAACTCGTCCTCTTTACATTTGCGTCTACTCTTTCCCTCGGGAACACAGTTTATGACAAAATTCACAACTTTAGAACATCTTTAGTCTTAACTTAGTCGCTAGGTCgtagataaaaataaaagcttaaaGTTACATTGCATAATCATCTCATTGCTAGTAGAACTGACCGTATTGCCCCGCCGGCTGCATGGCTGCCGATGTGGAGGCGATGACGGGGACTGAGGCTGTAACGGAGGACTCTGGCATGAGCAGGACGGGAGCAGCCGGCGGACCACTCGTCACTGGCGGATCGCCCTGGAACCAGTTGACGAGTTCGTGATGCGCACTTTGGACGCACTTGCGCTGGTCTGCAATCAGGTTCTCCGAGTATTTAACGTGGTTAGCATAAGCATCCTTTTCATGCTGCACATCCTTTGACATACGATGCAGGTCCTTCAGTATTGCCGATCCCCACAGCTGGACGTGGATGTCGGGTATCTTACTGGCCAGCTGCATGGCCGGCGTCACCATGTTCATGCTTTCCTTTGAGTTTCCGATGCTAAGAAAAACGTGCGATAGCAGAACCAACGAGCAGCTGGTCAGTCGGTTGAGGTCTTCGGCGTTGGCCATTTTCAGAGTTTCACGCAGAAAGCGTCTGCAAAGAATAAAGATTATCAGTATACATTCTAGAGTCTAGGCTTAAGGTGACTAACTTTGCCTCGTGGAAGCTGTTTTTGTGAAACGCGTGCAGTCCCTGGACGTAGTAGAAGCCTCCCATTAGCGCTTGACTGCTGTACGTGTGCGTGTTTTCCGTTGAGACGGCATCCAGGATTTGCTTGAGGTCCGTGTCCCGCTTGGTGCGCAGATAAATGATCGCCAGGTTGAGGTTGGCAAACAGTTTCAGGTCTCGCTCGCTGGTCTCACTCACGCACACGACGAACTGCCTCTCCGCATGCTCAAACAGGTTGGTGGACATGGAGTAGAGCCCGATGAGGCAGTGCAGCTGAGCCGAGTGGCGCCGTAGCAGGCTGCGTTGCGGAGCGGCCATGCAAACGTCTCTCGCGGCTGCTATTTCCCGGATAGCCAGTTCCCGGTTGCCCATCACCATGCGGCACATCACAATATGCTCCAGGAGTATCACCTTGAATACGGATAGAATGGGTTTGTCCTCCTGTTGCTTGAGTTTTTCGATCTGGGTGAGAGCTTTTTCCGTGTACTTTTGTGCTTTGTCCATGTAGCCTGCCATCATTGAGTGGGAGACGGTGACCAGATAGACCAGGACGTACAGCTGCTCCTTGGGCAGCCACACGAACATCTCGAGTTGATTTGCCCCGAAAATTGTCTCATCCGAAGGCCAATTTGGCGCCATTATCGTTTGTATGGACATCTGCAGTTGTTTGAGACTAGGCTTCACCGTTTTCACCTGCCCGAGGGCAAGGTAGTAGCACACCTGTAGCACCAGGAAAAACACCTTCAGGTACTCCTTCTGGTGCGGATTGGGTATGTTGTTGTCAATGATTTGGCCGGCGGAGTTGAGCAGGGCGAGCACGTCGTTGGTCTTGCGCTCGATCATAAGGATCATGGCGCGCGAGAGCAGGAAGAGCACTTTCAGGTACGTGGCGCTCGCCTCGTCGGCACTTTCCGCGCCCACGGCCAGCAGTTCGGAGGCCAGCGAGTACTCGCGATCGCTGGCATGTATTTGAgacagctggagcagcagcttgCAGTGCCAGTAGACGTTGTTTTGCGATAGTTCCACGGCCCGCCGGAGCATCGCCTTGGCCTGGTGCGAGTTCCGGTCCGTCTGCAGATGCAGTTGGGCCAGCAGCGAGGCGGTGTCGAACTTAACGTCGAAATTGGGCAGCGGTTCGGATATGCTCCACGCCTTCTCCAAATGCTGGCGCGCCAGATCGATGTTCTTGGTGTAGGCCATCAGGATTTGGCCCATCTGCAAGTGTGTCCGCGCCTCGACCTTCGAGGGCGGCATAAATGTGAACAGGGCTTGAAGACACTGGATGCATTTCTTGATGTTCGGCGGCTGCGAGGTGCGGAAGTACTCCGCCAGGCCAAGGAGCGATATGTAGCAGGCGTCCTGGGACGCCGCCGTCGACGTGCTCGTCGATGCACTCATTTCGGTGAGCGGGTGCAAATTCGGTTTGTTTATCGCGTAATTTTGTTGTCAATTCGCGACTATTCAATCACGGTGGTGGCTACCAGTGTTGTCAAGTGTGGAATTTTAGTGGTGAACCAAGCTTTAGCGGTTATCGTTTGGCAGTCACAGTGGCAGTCACTCTTTTTCAGTACTGTGACTGGTACCGTTCAGCAGAACATAAAGCTTGAAAAAAGCTATCGGTTAAAAACGGAGTAGATCCAAAATCATTTCTTTTTGCAGTAAGcaactaaataaaattaataaatatagaaaaaatgagataataatattaaaacatgGTAAATGGTAATGGTAAATGGAGCAGAACTCCAAGTAAGAAGCCAATTTATTCTTTAAATCACAGTTTAGAAAATCCGTCTTATTTCAGTGCGATACAGTGCGTTATCAATTTGTTAGACTGTAAAGTCGAGGATCAGCTGCGAATTCGCATGCTTATCGCATTATTCtcattatttttaaaccaaGCTCTTGCGTTTATTGCCACATGAATTAGTCGGAGATTGTAAGTGCAATCGGTTGGACCACcattgtttctgtttttaatttaattctgtGCAATATTCCGTTAAGGTAAAACCCAAGAttcttataaaataaaaatttaatacgGTTGTATCATTAAAGACTATACGTTGTACTTTGCAATCGATTTAAACACATAATACAGAATATGAAAGTTTCTTATCAGTATAAATacacatacgtatgtatatattataagaATTATGATGGTTACAAGAAAACAGAATTCTAGCAAATGTGAAGAAAGATATTATTCAAGATTTTTTTATTGGTTCTAAGGAACTTCTCTCAGTTGGACTCGTGTCAATGTTTAAAATCCTATTGTAAAAAGCTAATTTTTAATAGTCCGACAAAATTTGGATGTGTCACAAAGTCGATTAACGAAATTCCAACATTATCTCTGAAAAATCCCAcaatatgtatacatataaataattaacttaaatgttATGAGGCCAAGATTATTTAATGATGaatgttttttctttggaAATTCACATTGTGAAAAATTATATGACATCCTCCACTAATTTTAAGTTGTAGTTCATAAAATAATGGATGTTCTTAAATTTTTAGACAGTACCAACTATGCACACCTTCAGCTTGGTCCTGTTGGCCCTCCTTCCTGTAGTAACCCTTGCCGTCTTGGACAAGCCGAAGCTATCATTTCTGAATGAGTTCCCACAGATGTTTAAGGGAGAACGAGACTTCTCCTTAGCACTGATGAAACAGATCCGAGAGATGTATCCCAGCGGCAATCTGTTCTTCTCCCCGTTCAGCACCTACAACGCCCTGCTCCTCGCCTACTTCAGTTCCTCCGAGCAGACGGAACGTGAGCTTGCGCAGGCACTGAACCTGGGATGGGCCTCCAGCAAGCAGCAGGTCTTAGTTTCGTACACGTTGGCAAAGAGGCAGGACGAATTTCGATGGCGCCAAAGTCCCATGGAGCTCTCGTCTCCGAACAGAATTTTCGTCGACAGGTCGATAAATGTTTCCAACAAATTCAACACTTTCCTCTACGGGATAACCAAACAGTTGGACTTCAAGAATGAACCGGAGAATGGCCTACAGGTAATTAACGACTGGATAGCCGATAAGACGCACAACCAGATCCGCGACATGCTCAGCTCCCAGGAGATCACATCCCGCACCATGTTGGTGCTGGCCAACGCCGCCTACATGAAGGGCCAGTGGCTCAGCCAGTTTAAGGTGGAGGAGACCGCCTCGAAGCCGTTCTTCATAAACGAGCGTGAGCAGGTAATGGTTCACATGATGCACAAGACGGGCACCTTCAAGATGACCATCGATGAGAGCGTGCAGTCGCAGATCATCAAGCTGCCCTACCGCACCATATACAAGTCGAAGGAGACGCACATTTCCACTCCCGAGTCCAAATCCGATATCTCTATGATAATCATTCTGCCGTACTCCAACAAAATCAGTCCTAACCATGTCATATCCCGGCTAAATGCCGATTCCATAAAGAATTGGTTTGAGCGGGCAATGCCGCAGGAGATCGAGTTGTCGCTGCCCAAGTTCCAGTTCGAGCAGCGCCTGGAACTGACCCCGGTAAGCTATGACCTGACTGGATCACTTGAGACGCACTAACCCGTAAGCTGTTACCTTTTCAGATCCTCAGCGGAATGGGAGTGAACACAATGTTCTCCAGCAACGCCACCTTTGGAGACCTGACTGCCGATCCCATTTCCCTTGCCATCGATGAAGTCCAACATCTGGCCAAGATCAAGGTGGACGAAGTGGGCAGCactgcggcagcggcaaccATCCTCTTTGTCAGCCGATCCGCCAGGCAGCCCGATCCTACCAAATTCAACTGCAATCACCCGTTCGTGTTCCTTATCTATGATGAGAAGGTGGACACTATTCTCTTTGCGGGCGTCTACAGCGATCCCAGGCAAATGCAGCACTAAAAGTGCTAAACTTCTAAAACTTgtgtgtttttaaaaaaacgtaaaaaaaatattctctATAATGCCCACACTGTTCTatcattttcttttaatttattaatttcgatATTAGCTAACATATTGAAAGGTTAGACTTTTATTTTCCCCTACAATaccatatatacaaaa
Protein-coding sequences here:
- the LOC6728017 gene encoding zinc finger protein 835: MDVDKICLTCLSSTGPLLSIYDGGSGSCLADMIREFTKTKPRRNDNLPEKVCLSCLSEISNCYTFKIKCENSSRTLRQLLPNALPEEPDNKVSISCPVATTDQAVQTTSWEPDRCTASVQTDAVTTTDAEQNTSLIKSTISVDLDYEGEGEVFDYELPDEPVEKTTSLILQVQGNLKDEKEVVFTQTNVIYEGDDHELEQQIRECNLAIFEGVDNEAEIITVTAPQVTTRKSAAKLLTQQENDKQESPVGSKEEAREIEKEQVPQTAKRTSRRRGVVKQDVPATPPSDAEPSPKQHRLGTQRKLSAPRAGTVNSPSTTSGAATTPELKYHCDRCNAGFAVEKSLMIHRRQKGCINRNFKCNECEKVFVSPDHLAEHQASHGAHNCPECGIRCDSKEALSKHMVQGHKRNLRNQCNICQKVFTMLSTLRDHMRIHTGEKPFVCNICGKSFTQNANLRQHKLRHSETKSFKCELCPHSFVTKAELTSHARTHTGDKPFECEVCLARFTTSCSLAKHKRKHTGERPYACDLCPMRFTALNVLKNHRRTHTGERPYVCPFCSKTFTQRGDCQMHQRTHQGERIYICPVCNEEFKSMPEMRSHLAGHEQHDKRLVHFTFLSNKENGSGALEEDLNEITESALML
- the LOC6728018 gene encoding MAU2 chromatid cohesion factor homolog; protein product: MSASTSTSTAASQDACYISLLGLAEYFRTSQPPNIKKCIQCLQALFTFMPPSKVEARTHLQMGQILMAYTKNIDLARQHLEKAWSISEPLPNFDVKFDTASLLAQLHLQTDRNSHQAKAMLRRAVELSQNNVYWHCKLLLQLSQIHASDREYSLASELLAVGAESADEASATYLKVLFLLSRAMILMIERKTNDVLALLNSAGQIIDNNIPNPHQKEYLKVFFLVLQVCYYLALGQVKTVKPSLKQLQMSIQTIMAPNWPSDETIFGANQLEMFVWLPKEQLYVLVYLVTVSHSMMAGYMDKAQKYTEKALTQIEKLKQQEDKPILSVFKVILLEHIVMCRMVMGNRELAIREIAAARDVCMAAPQRSLLRRHSAQLHCLIGLYSMSTNLFEHAERQFVVCVSETSERDLKLFANLNLAIIYLRTKRDTDLKQILDAVSTENTHTYSSQALMGGFYYVQGLHAFHKNSFHEAKRFLRETLKMANAEDLNRLTSCSLVLLSHVFLSIGNSKESMNMVTPAMQLASKIPDIHVQLWGSAILKDLHRMSKDVQHEKDAYANHVKYSENLIADQRKCVQSAHHELVNWFQGDPPVTSGPPAAPVLLMPESSVTASVPVIASTSAAMQPAGQYGQFY
- the LOC6728019 gene encoding serine protease inhibitor 88Ea — translated: MHTFSLVLLALLPVVTLAVLDKPKLSFLNEFPQMFKGERDFSLALMKQIREMYPSGNLFFSPFSTYNALLLAYFSSSEQTERELAQALNLGWASSKQQVLVSYTLAKRQDEFRWRQSPMELSSPNRIFVDRSINVSNKFNTFLYGITKQLDFKNEPENGLQVINDWIADKTHNQIRDMLSSQEITSRTMLVLANAAYMKGQWLSQFKVEETASKPFFINEREQVMVHMMHKTGTFKMTIDESVQSQIIKLPYRTIYKSKETHISTPESKSDISMIIILPYSNKISPNHVISRLNADSIKNWFERAMPQEIELSLPKFQFEQRLELTPILSGMGVNTMFSSNATFGDLTADPISLAIDEVQHLAKIKVDEVGSTAAAATILFVSRSARQPDPTKFNCNHPFVFLIYDEKVDTILFAGVYSDPRQMQH